From the bacterium genome, the window AGATTCAATCTAGCACCATTACAGGATGAATCAATCTCAAGAGCTTTTTTATACTCAACAATTGCCTTATTAAGGTCTATTTGACGATATAGATTTCCCATTTCATTATAAATGAGGGCATAGTTTTTCCAAACATCAAAGGCAACCCTGTCTTTAAACCCCTTTCCTTGAAAAAGAAAGGCAATTTGGGTTTTTTCAAGTTCTTCACTTAATCTTTTTTTATCTTTGGGAAGTAGTCTAAAGAAAAGCCCATCGGGAAGGAGGAAAAAATTATCGCCAATACCCTTTTCCTGTCTTACCCCATGTCCTGCATAAATAGGAAACCTATCAAAGTTTGAGGTTACAATCTTATTTAGCCTTTCATTGATTACCTCCCCTAGATTATAGTATTTCAATTCTTTATAGGGAATAGGGTTAAATGGAAAAGCTATATTAGAATGCCTCTTTTTGATAGCCTCAATATGCCAATCACAGCCTAAAAACATCCAAACAAGATTGGGCGTATCATTTCTTCTTTCTTCTGCATACTGAAGATAATAAAGGGGGAGTGCATCGTAATCACCATAACAAAAGATAATCGCCTCTTTCTTTAATGGCCTTAAGATATTCATCCCATAGTCATAGCTAAAGAAGAATTTGGCTCTATTGTTTTGGAAATGGTTGGAAAAGTAAGGAATAGAAATAAGCAAAAGGAGAAAAAAGGATAAAAAGGGAATAAATCTGGCAAACAAAGATAAACCAAGTCCAATGAGGATAGAGGTAAGGATAAATGAGGGAATATAGTAATCACAAATATTGACAATGGTATATCTAATAGAATGTAGGCTATTGACTACAAAGATTAAAAGAAAAAAGAGAAAGAGAATCTTTCTTTTTAAAAAAAATGGTATGGAAAAAAGGGAAATCGATAAGATATATTTGCTAAATTGAGAAGGAAAGAATTTTAAATGAGAGCTAAAGCGGATTAAGGATTCTTTAATAGGCGAAAAATATCCAGTATAGCTTTTGGCAAGGATGTGAATAATAAAATTATCAAGGGTTTTTGGGTCTCCCCAATTAAGGATTGGATTTTGAGATGCCCTTAACGGAAGATATAGCCATAGGGAAAGGGGGAGAAGAAAGAGAAGAAACATCTTTAGGACAATAAAAGGTGAAAGCCCCATTCTATAAGGAAGACTTATAAGGTTTAGAAGGTAGGATTTGATTTTTAAGATAGAAGTGCCTCTCTTTTGCTTTTGAGCTTTAATTCTGTTCTTCCACGAAACAGCCAGAATAAAGAATATGCTTGCTGGGACAAGGTAGATGGTCTGGAAGTGGTGAGTGAAGGATAGGCCCAAGATAAAAGAAAGCAAATAGAGGAGTCTTGAGTCGGGAGTCTTGAGTCGGGAGTCTTGCCATTTAAGTAAGATAAAGATAATGAGAGTGGCAAAGAGGGCATTAAGGGTGTATTTTTCAGTAATTACTGCCTGTTCCCAGAAGGTTAGGGAGAAGGTAAGGGTTAAGCTTGCAACAATAGAAGGAATAATCAAGGATGTAAGCCTTAAGGTTATAAAATATGTCATCATTACACAAAGGGAAGCAAAGAGGCTAGATTGCATATTCATCCTGAAGGCAATGTTTCCAATAGGGATTAGGGTTGTAAAGACCTTACCAAATAATGTATAGAGGGGATAGCCGGGAGGATGGGCAATGCCTAGTGTATAGGCACAGGTTATTAGCTCACCTGAATCATGGAATCCAATGGTTGGCGTTAAGCTATGCAAATAAACCCCAAATGAGACAAATAAAACAAGAAGGCCAAATATGTAATCTATTGTTTTAAAAGGGATTAACCGCTCATCCTTGCTTTTCATAAACCCCATTATATATCGCCTTAATCAAAAAGGCAAGCTTAAAATTTAAACCTTATCTTACCACCATAGACTTTATAGCAGAGAAATCATCTGCCTTTAGTTTATAGAAGTATAGGCCTGAGGAAAGGGGTTGGTTATTGTCATTCTTTAGGTCAAAGGGGATTGCCCGATTTCTTTGGGTATATGAGCCTTTGGTTTTTTGTCCTAGCTCTATTGTCCGAACCTTCTGTCCGAGGATGTTATAGATTTCTAGGGAAACATTAGCATCCTTTGCTAGTTTGAATGGGATATAGCAGGCATTATTTGCTGGATTGGGATAGGATTGAAGGAGTTCTGAGAGTTTTGGAGTTTGCGAGTTTATGGTTATTGAGATTTCCTGGGCTTGCATTTCTCGGT encodes:
- a CDS encoding DUF2723 domain-containing protein, translating into MKSKDERLIPFKTIDYIFGLLVLFVSFGVYLHSLTPTIGFHDSGELITCAYTLGIAHPPGYPLYTLFGKVFTTLIPIGNIAFRMNMQSSLFASLCVMMTYFITLRLTSLIIPSIVASLTLTFSLTFWEQAVITEKYTLNALFATLIIFILLKWQDSRLKTPDSRLLYLLSFILGLSFTHHFQTIYLVPASIFFILAVSWKNRIKAQKQKRGTSILKIKSYLLNLISLPYRMGLSPFIVLKMFLLFLLPLSLWLYLPLRASQNPILNWGDPKTLDNFIIHILAKSYTGYFSPIKESLIRFSSHLKFFPSQFSKYILSISLFSIPFFLKRKILFLFFLLIFVVNSLHSIRYTIVNICDYYIPSFILTSILIGLGLSLFARFIPFLSFFLLLLISIPYFSNHFQNNRAKFFFSYDYGMNILRPLKKEAIIFCYGDYDALPLYYLQYAEERRNDTPNLVWMFLGCDWHIEAIKKRHSNIAFPFNPIPYKELKYYNLGEVINERLNKIVTSNFDRFPIYAGHGVRQEKGIGDNFFLLPDGLFFRLLPKDKKRLSEELEKTQIAFLFQGKGFKDRVAFDVWKNYALIYNEMGNLYRQIDLNKAIVEYKKALEIDSSCNGARLNLGFSYIDNKNYEDAKSEFERVFEDDLSFNPFLVHYGLGFVYQNKKDFKMAISEYTQALKIDPNNIQAKQMLEECKKKILDKNQLK
- a CDS encoding T9SS type A sorting domain-containing protein, translating into REMQAQEISITINSQTPKLSELLQSYPNPANNACYIPFKLAKDANVSLEIYNILGQKVRTIELGQKTKGSYTQRNRAIPFDLKNDNNQPLSSGLYFYKLKADDFSAIKSMVVR